In the genome of Deinococcus yavapaiensis KR-236, one region contains:
- the sdaAA gene encoding L-serine ammonia-lyase, iron-sulfur-dependent, subunit alpha translates to MTLDDILNAPSPASQWVLQADCEETGLSPDDVKRVMRSRITEMRASIERGLKTDAKSITGMVGWNAKGLWDAPDALGAPLLKRVQAYAMAVNEENARMGRIVAAPTAGSAGTIPGALLGVADHLGLDDDRLVMPLILSAGIGKAISRQMYISGAAGGCQAEIGSSAAMAAAAVTELLGGSSRACVHAASLALMNTIGLVCDPVGGYVEVPCVSRNAFYAVHAVSAAQLALASLESFIPPDEVVTAMAEVGRMMPLELKETAEGGLAQTPTGRRVMADLERGG, encoded by the coding sequence ATGACTCTGGATGACATTCTGAACGCTCCGTCGCCCGCTTCCCAGTGGGTCCTGCAAGCCGATTGCGAGGAAACCGGCCTCTCTCCCGACGACGTGAAACGCGTCATGCGCTCGCGCATCACCGAGATGCGCGCGTCGATCGAACGCGGCCTCAAGACGGACGCGAAGAGCATCACGGGCATGGTGGGCTGGAACGCCAAGGGCTTGTGGGACGCGCCCGACGCTTTGGGCGCGCCGCTTCTCAAGCGCGTGCAGGCGTACGCGATGGCCGTCAACGAGGAGAACGCCCGCATGGGGCGGATCGTCGCCGCGCCCACGGCGGGCAGCGCGGGCACCATTCCGGGCGCCCTCCTCGGCGTAGCGGATCACCTCGGTCTCGACGACGACCGCCTCGTGATGCCCCTGATTCTCTCGGCGGGCATCGGAAAAGCAATTTCGCGCCAAATGTACATCTCGGGCGCGGCGGGTGGTTGTCAAGCCGAAATCGGGTCGAGCGCCGCCATGGCCGCCGCCGCCGTCACGGAACTGCTCGGCGGTAGCTCGCGCGCTTGCGTGCACGCCGCGAGCCTCGCGCTGATGAACACCATCGGCCTCGTGTGCGACCCGGTCGGCGGATACGTGGAGGTGCCGTGCGTGTCACGAAACGCCTTCTACGCCGTGCACGCCGTGAGCGCCGCGCAACTCGCCCTCGCGAGCCTGGAGTCGTTCATTCCGCCCGACGAGGTCGTGACGGCCATGGCGGAAGTCGGACGCATGATGCCGCTGGAGCTCAAGGAGACGGCCGAGGGCGGCCTGGCCCAGACGCCGACCGGACGGCGCGTCATGGCCGACTTGGAGCGCGGCGGTTGA
- a CDS encoding PAS domain S-box protein, translating into MNGKSSSPHSSLHNTPRSTLEFLPDPLWLLDANGRVTYANPAAGTFAGTTPDDLLGQGVRDALPFARDTDLLRAVERASSGEVVDGEVTLAVGRDVAYRAFPHEGGAGLHVRDVTRERRDTETSRTDEALFRTLFEASPRVVLMLAPDARVLRANERWQAYTGERLELGGDWTAVVHDEDREALRARVRTHVAEGSPLVAEVRVKGRDGEARWHLLHMNPVRHEEHVGWVLSMNDVHEQKLAEARSTMLLSELEARVASRTAELGAHARALEAFATFTEAAGGELDEGVLARRAIDVLQDTLGSNVDLCYYVLDDRSGGWRATALSQGFSEADAARLREGPAFEASTLANVARIRRPAFFTNLAAANESEHARSAINDSPFPAPTYHTVAFYPFVSNGEARSMIALGDKGGRAWTDRDRAVLGAVGRSLALALERAELGRRLEEQRDELSARNRALTAFSDLARELSLEGDDLALIRRALDLVMALLPPGAGLYYELDEDTWRLKAQHGSLRDDTLQAAVDAGLPKRAMPNLTGPFETGVPDYQTLYDREDDLGNNANHIGGIANVPLLVAGKARGIFGVALFGRHEWTPPERALLETAVSSLGLALERSSAVREVQDKQAALVAANRDLEAFAYSISHDLRAPLRHISAFVGLLRRAVTVDEKSGRYLDIIESATTRMNALIDDLLSFSRLGRGDLKRTNVDLGVLLDTVRAELAADLGERRVRWNVASLPTVRADPTLLHTVLTNLLSNALKYTRGRGEAVIDVWAEDRGAEDVIFVRDNGAGFNPKYRHKLFGVFQRLHSAEEFEGNGIGLANVKRAVARLGGEVDATSVDGAGATFSFSLPKGG; encoded by the coding sequence GTGAACGGGAAATCGTCCTCACCGCATTCCTCGCTGCACAACACGCCGCGCTCCACCCTCGAATTCCTGCCCGACCCGCTTTGGCTGCTCGACGCGAACGGACGCGTCACGTACGCCAACCCGGCCGCGGGCACCTTCGCGGGCACTACGCCCGACGACCTTCTCGGCCAAGGCGTGCGGGACGCCTTGCCGTTCGCGCGCGACACCGACTTGCTCCGCGCGGTCGAGCGCGCCTCGAGCGGCGAGGTCGTCGACGGTGAGGTGACACTCGCCGTCGGTAGGGACGTCGCCTACCGCGCCTTTCCGCACGAAGGCGGCGCGGGCCTGCACGTGCGAGACGTGACGCGAGAGCGGCGTGACACCGAGACGTCGCGGACGGACGAGGCGCTGTTCCGCACGCTCTTCGAGGCTTCGCCGCGCGTCGTCTTGATGCTCGCGCCCGACGCACGCGTGCTGCGCGCCAACGAGCGATGGCAAGCGTACACGGGCGAGCGGCTCGAGCTCGGCGGGGACTGGACGGCCGTCGTGCACGACGAGGACCGCGAAGCGCTGCGAGCGCGCGTGCGAACGCACGTGGCGGAAGGCTCGCCGCTTGTCGCCGAGGTGCGGGTCAAGGGCCGCGACGGCGAGGCCCGCTGGCATCTGTTGCACATGAACCCCGTGCGGCACGAGGAGCACGTCGGGTGGGTCTTGTCCATGAACGACGTGCACGAACAGAAGCTCGCGGAGGCGCGCTCGACGATGCTGCTGAGCGAGTTGGAGGCGCGCGTTGCGAGCCGCACGGCCGAACTCGGCGCGCACGCCCGAGCTCTCGAAGCCTTCGCGACCTTCACGGAAGCGGCGGGCGGCGAGCTCGACGAGGGTGTCCTGGCGCGGCGCGCCATCGACGTGTTGCAAGACACCTTGGGATCGAACGTCGACTTGTGCTACTACGTCTTGGACGATCGGTCGGGCGGGTGGCGCGCGACGGCGTTGTCGCAGGGCTTCTCCGAGGCGGACGCGGCACGTCTGCGTGAAGGGCCCGCCTTCGAGGCGTCCACCCTCGCGAACGTCGCGAGAATTCGCCGCCCCGCCTTCTTCACGAATTTGGCGGCCGCCAACGAGTCGGAGCACGCGCGTTCCGCCATCAACGACTCGCCGTTTCCAGCGCCGACGTACCACACCGTCGCCTTCTATCCGTTCGTCTCCAACGGCGAGGCGCGGAGCATGATCGCTCTCGGCGACAAGGGCGGGCGGGCGTGGACGGACCGCGACCGTGCCGTGCTCGGCGCGGTCGGTCGCAGCCTCGCGCTCGCCTTGGAGCGCGCGGAACTCGGACGCCGCCTCGAGGAGCAACGCGACGAGCTCTCGGCGAGAAATCGCGCGCTCACCGCCTTCTCGGACCTCGCGCGTGAGCTCAGCCTCGAAGGCGACGACCTCGCCCTCATTCGGCGCGCCCTCGACCTCGTGATGGCCCTGCTTCCGCCCGGCGCCGGTCTCTACTACGAACTCGACGAGGATACGTGGCGTCTCAAAGCGCAGCACGGCAGCCTTCGCGACGACACCCTTCAAGCGGCCGTGGACGCGGGTCTGCCCAAGCGCGCCATGCCCAACCTCACGGGACCGTTCGAGACGGGCGTGCCCGATTACCAAACGCTGTACGACCGCGAAGACGACCTCGGGAACAACGCGAACCACATCGGCGGCATCGCCAACGTTCCGCTGCTCGTGGCGGGCAAGGCGCGCGGCATCTTCGGCGTGGCCCTGTTCGGACGGCACGAATGGACGCCGCCCGAACGGGCACTGCTCGAAACGGCCGTTTCGAGCCTCGGATTGGCGTTGGAGCGCTCCAGCGCGGTGCGGGAAGTGCAAGACAAGCAGGCCGCCCTGGTCGCCGCGAACCGTGACCTCGAAGCGTTCGCGTACAGCATCTCTCACGACTTGCGCGCTCCTCTGCGTCACATCTCGGCCTTCGTGGGGTTGCTGCGACGGGCCGTCACCGTGGACGAGAAGAGCGGTCGCTACCTCGACATCATCGAGTCGGCGACTACCCGCATGAACGCCCTCATCGACGACTTGCTGAGCTTCTCGCGTTTGGGACGCGGCGATTTGAAGCGCACGAACGTCGACCTCGGCGTGCTGCTCGACACCGTGCGCGCCGAACTCGCCGCGGACCTCGGCGAGCGGCGCGTTCGCTGGAACGTCGCGTCCTTGCCGACCGTTCGAGCGGACCCGACGCTGCTGCACACGGTCCTCACCAACTTGCTGTCGAACGCCTTGAAGTACACGCGCGGACGCGGCGAGGCCGTCATCGACGTGTGGGCCGAGGACCGCGGCGCCGAGGACGTGATCTTCGTGCGCGACAACGGCGCGGGCTTCAATCCGAAGTACCGCCACAAGCTCTTCGGAGTCTTTCAGCGGCTGCATTCCGCCGAGGAGTTCGAAGGCAACGGCATCGGTCTCGCCAACGTCAAGCGCGCGGTGGCGCGCCTCGGCGGCGAGGTGGACGCGACGTCCGTGGACGGGGCGGGCGCGACCTTCTCGTTCAGCCTTCCGAAAGGAGGCTGA
- a CDS encoding carbohydrate kinase family protein, with the protein MSISSNLPIVVCAGEALADLVRTGERAWTHHPGGAIWNVARACATLGLPTGFAGAVGEDVFGDDLARATREARLDERFFQRAPRPTLLAVVHELHPPAYYFLGENAADLAFAASKLPNGWERAARWLHIGGVSLARAPLNEALLDMARLVKAAGGRVSFDPNARVSHRDPAYRPVFEAALRLADFVKFSDEDVRFFFPNRSEDEALLEVRAFTSAPIVVTRGGDGATLLHGAERREFDAVKVTVADTVGAGDAFVAGALFSETSRSERSWADHVAFALRVAATACTRSGAYAPTLAEVGAL; encoded by the coding sequence ATGTCGATCTCGTCGAACTTGCCGATCGTCGTGTGCGCGGGCGAAGCGCTCGCCGACCTCGTCCGCACCGGGGAGCGCGCGTGGACGCACCACCCGGGCGGCGCGATTTGGAACGTCGCGCGGGCTTGCGCCACGCTGGGCTTGCCGACGGGCTTCGCGGGCGCCGTCGGCGAGGACGTCTTCGGTGACGACCTCGCTCGCGCCACGCGCGAGGCGCGCCTCGACGAACGCTTCTTCCAGCGCGCGCCGCGCCCCACGCTGCTCGCCGTCGTGCACGAGCTTCACCCGCCCGCCTACTACTTCCTCGGCGAGAACGCCGCCGACCTCGCCTTCGCCGCCTCGAAGCTTCCGAACGGCTGGGAGCGCGCGGCTCGCTGGCTGCACATCGGCGGCGTCAGCCTCGCGCGCGCGCCTTTGAACGAGGCGCTCTTGGACATGGCGCGCCTCGTGAAAGCGGCGGGCGGACGCGTCTCCTTCGATCCGAACGCGCGCGTCTCGCACCGCGACCCCGCGTATCGTCCCGTGTTCGAGGCGGCCCTGCGTCTCGCCGACTTCGTGAAGTTCAGCGACGAGGACGTCCGCTTCTTCTTTCCGAACCGCTCGGAGGACGAGGCGCTTCTCGAAGTGCGCGCCTTCACGTCCGCCCCGATCGTCGTGACGCGTGGCGGCGACGGCGCGACCTTGCTGCACGGCGCAGAGCGGCGCGAGTTCGACGCGGTGAAGGTGACGGTCGCCGATACGGTCGGCGCGGGGGACGCTTTCGTGGCAGGCGCCCTCTTCAGCGAGACGAGCCGTTCCGAACGCTCGTGGGCCGATCACGTCGCGTTCGCCTTGCGCGTCGCCGCGACCGCCTGCACGCGAAGCGGCGCTTACGCTCCGACCCTCGCGGAAGTCGGGGCGCTGTGA
- a CDS encoding HAD family hydrolase, whose translation MTIRAMILDIDGTLLSSNDAHARAWVRAFGEEGLDVTYDRVRSLIGMGGDQLAPRLGVPEDAARFKRLKEGWKTHFLDELPTLQPTNGARDLVRGLLERGVRVIYGTSADEALLGDMLKQAKLDDLDVPATTSSDVEASKPRPDIVLAALDKLGLPPGEVLMLGDTPYDVQSAAQAGVRAVFVRTGGFDDPEEALACFDDAAAVLAHLNDLLPS comes from the coding sequence ATGACCATTCGAGCGATGATCCTCGACATCGACGGCACGCTGCTGAGCAGCAACGACGCGCACGCCCGCGCCTGGGTGCGCGCCTTCGGCGAAGAAGGACTCGACGTCACCTACGACCGCGTGCGGTCGCTCATCGGCATGGGCGGCGACCAGCTCGCGCCGCGCCTCGGCGTACCCGAGGATGCCGCGCGCTTCAAGCGCCTCAAGGAAGGGTGGAAGACGCACTTCCTCGACGAGCTTCCGACGCTCCAGCCGACGAACGGGGCGCGCGATCTCGTACGAGGCTTGTTGGAGCGCGGCGTGCGCGTCATCTACGGAACGTCCGCCGACGAGGCGCTGCTGGGTGACATGCTCAAGCAAGCCAAGCTCGACGACCTCGACGTTCCCGCCACGACCTCGTCGGACGTCGAGGCGAGCAAGCCGCGCCCCGACATCGTGCTCGCCGCCCTCGACAAGCTCGGCTTGCCTCCGGGCGAGGTGTTGATGCTGGGCGACACGCCGTACGACGTGCAATCGGCGGCGCAGGCGGGCGTGCGGGCGGTTTTCGTGCGGACGGGCGGCTTCGACGATCCCGAGGAGGCGCTCGCGTGCTTCGACGACGCGGCGGCGGTCCTCGCGCATCTGAACGACTTGCTGCCAAGCTGA
- a CDS encoding SDR family NAD(P)-dependent oxidoreductase, producing the protein MSNELSKRRVLVTGAARGIGFAVAELYRERGDDVLVVDVTDTEDAARRLGALGVTADIATDEGRGRIGAAVGDAFGTLDVLVHNAAHQAAGGSVTTVDTSGWQRTLDVNLTAPLLLTRALLPFMPRGSAIVNVASVQGLFAEQGNVAYNASKGGLVNLTRSLALDLAEGGIRVNAVAPGAIATEGVLKAIASSDDPERTRRDYEDLHALRRLGEPREVAEVVAFLASPAASFVTGAILTVDGGMTASFMMAGRPV; encoded by the coding sequence ATGAGCAACGAACTTTCGAAGCGGCGGGTGCTCGTGACGGGCGCGGCGCGCGGCATCGGCTTCGCGGTCGCCGAGCTGTACCGCGAGCGAGGCGACGACGTCCTCGTCGTGGACGTGACGGACACCGAGGACGCCGCGCGGCGTCTCGGCGCGCTCGGCGTCACGGCCGACATTGCCACGGACGAGGGACGCGGACGTATCGGGGCGGCGGTGGGCGACGCGTTCGGCACGCTCGACGTCCTCGTTCATAACGCGGCGCATCAAGCGGCGGGCGGTTCGGTCACGACGGTCGACACCTCGGGTTGGCAGCGAACGCTCGACGTGAACCTCACGGCGCCCCTGCTGCTCACGCGCGCCCTGCTGCCCTTCATGCCGCGCGGAAGCGCCATCGTGAACGTCGCGTCCGTCCAAGGTCTGTTCGCCGAGCAGGGCAACGTGGCGTACAACGCTTCGAAGGGCGGCCTCGTGAACCTCACGCGCTCGCTCGCCCTCGACCTCGCCGAGGGCGGCATTCGCGTCAATGCCGTCGCGCCGGGCGCCATCGCCACGGAGGGCGTACTGAAGGCCATCGCGAGCAGCGACGACCCCGAGCGGACACGGCGCGATTACGAGGACTTGCACGCCTTGCGGCGCCTCGGCGAGCCCCGCGAAGTCGCCGAGGTCGTGGCGTTCCTCGCCTCTCCGGCGGCGAGCTTCGTGACGGGCGCGATTCTGACGGTGGACGGCGGCATGACGGCGAGCTTCATGATGGCGGGACGGCCCGTGTAA
- a CDS encoding SDR family NAD(P)-dependent oxidoreductase, protein MTSPTDPSSFPQRFRGKAVILTGAASGIGLATATRFAREGASVVIADLDGDAAAKAAEGLGASGALGVGCDVSDPEQVGACVDATTSRFGRLDVVVNNAGLMTFKPLTDLTVQDWQRVLAVDLLGAFSFICRALKVMKPGGAIVNVSSIHARETEALVAPYAAAKAALVSLTRSAAIEGKPRGIRVNAVLPGAVDTPMLWNNPNVKSGVEKIDRSDVGRPEDLAAAIAFLASDDAAFVQGAGLVVDGGRLAHL, encoded by the coding sequence ATGACCTCGCCGACCGATCCTTCCTCGTTTCCGCAGCGCTTTCGTGGCAAAGCCGTGATCTTGACGGGCGCGGCGAGCGGCATCGGCCTCGCGACCGCGACGCGCTTCGCGCGGGAAGGCGCGAGCGTCGTCATCGCCGACCTCGACGGCGACGCCGCCGCGAAGGCCGCCGAGGGCCTCGGGGCGTCGGGCGCCCTCGGGGTGGGTTGCGACGTCTCCGACCCCGAGCAGGTGGGTGCGTGCGTCGACGCGACGACGTCACGCTTCGGGCGGCTCGACGTCGTCGTGAACAACGCGGGCCTCATGACGTTCAAGCCGCTGACCGACCTCACGGTTCAAGATTGGCAGCGCGTTCTCGCCGTGGACCTCTTGGGCGCCTTCTCGTTCATCTGCCGCGCCTTGAAGGTCATGAAGCCCGGCGGGGCCATCGTGAACGTCTCCAGCATCCACGCGCGCGAGACCGAGGCGCTCGTCGCGCCGTACGCCGCCGCGAAGGCCGCGCTCGTGTCGCTCACGCGCAGCGCCGCCATCGAAGGCAAGCCGCGCGGCATTCGCGTGAACGCCGTGCTGCCCGGGGCGGTCGACACGCCGATGCTGTGGAACAACCCGAACGTGAAAAGCGGCGTCGAGAAGATCGACCGCTCGGACGTGGGCCGTCCCGAGGATCTCGCGGCGGCCATCGCCTTTCTCGCGTCGGACGACGCGGCCTTCGTGCAAGGCGCCGGACTCGTCGTGGACGGAGGGCGCCTCGCCCACCTGTGA
- a CDS encoding family 1 glycosylhydrolase, with the protein MIYFMFATGIENSYPTIEGGRVRQDEMAKCRHYDFWARDFDLVRHLGVSFLRYGPPIHTTWTAPDRYDWSFADETFAGLRDRDLTPIVDLCHFGVPDWIGDFQNPDFPEQFARYAGEFARRFPWVQLYTPVNEMYICALFSAKYGWWNEQLTTDRGFVTALKHITKANVLAMQAILAVRPDAIFIQSESSEYFHADSPAAIARAEFLNEVRFLSLDLNYGHRVGSEMYEYLMDNGMTRDEYHFFLDQQVKHHCIMGNDYYVTNEHLVRLDGNTEASGEIFGYSVITNQYASRYNLPIMHTETNVSQGERGDEAVRWLRKEWANVLRVRNDGLPIVGFTWYSLTDQVDWDSALRENNGRVNPLGLFDLDRNIRPVGEAYKKLIADWKDVLPTQSVVLTVPIFPPRDQEGEAARKMRDQARVTHETRDAAYRKGANP; encoded by the coding sequence TTGATCTACTTCATGTTCGCCACCGGCATCGAGAACTCCTATCCCACCATAGAAGGCGGGCGCGTGCGGCAAGACGAGATGGCGAAGTGCCGTCACTACGACTTCTGGGCGCGCGACTTCGACCTCGTGCGCCACCTCGGCGTCTCGTTCCTGCGCTACGGACCGCCCATTCACACGACGTGGACGGCTCCCGACCGCTACGATTGGAGCTTCGCCGACGAGACCTTCGCGGGTCTGCGCGACCGCGACCTCACGCCGATCGTGGATCTGTGCCACTTCGGTGTGCCCGACTGGATCGGCGACTTCCAAAATCCCGATTTCCCCGAGCAGTTCGCGCGTTACGCGGGCGAGTTCGCGCGGCGCTTTCCGTGGGTGCAGCTGTACACGCCCGTCAACGAGATGTACATCTGCGCCCTGTTCAGCGCGAAGTACGGCTGGTGGAACGAGCAACTCACGACCGACCGCGGCTTCGTCACGGCCCTCAAGCACATCACCAAGGCGAACGTCTTGGCGATGCAAGCCATCCTCGCCGTGCGACCCGACGCGATCTTCATTCAAAGCGAGTCCAGCGAGTACTTCCACGCCGACAGTCCCGCCGCCATCGCGCGGGCCGAATTCCTGAACGAAGTGCGCTTCTTGTCGCTCGACCTCAACTACGGCCACCGCGTCGGCTCGGAAATGTACGAGTACCTCATGGACAACGGCATGACGAGAGACGAATACCACTTCTTCCTCGATCAACAAGTCAAGCACCACTGCATCATGGGCAACGACTACTACGTCACCAACGAGCACCTCGTGCGTCTCGACGGCAACACCGAGGCGAGCGGGGAGATCTTCGGGTACTCGGTCATCACGAATCAGTACGCGTCGCGCTACAACTTGCCGATCATGCACACGGAGACCAACGTCTCGCAAGGAGAGCGCGGCGACGAGGCGGTGCGCTGGCTGCGCAAGGAGTGGGCGAACGTCCTGCGCGTGCGTAACGACGGCCTGCCAATCGTGGGCTTCACGTGGTACTCGCTCACCGATCAAGTCGATTGGGACTCGGCCCTGCGGGAAAACAACGGGCGCGTCAATCCCTTGGGACTGTTCGACCTCGACCGCAACATCCGCCCCGTCGGCGAGGCGTACAAGAAACTCATCGCCGACTGGAAAGACGTCTTGCCGACCCAAAGCGTCGTCCTGACCGTCCCGATCTTTCCGCCGCGCGACCAAGAAGGCGAGGCCGCGCGCAAGATGCGCGACCAAGCTCGCGTGACCCACGAGACCCGCGACGCCGCCTACCGCAAAGGAGCGAATCCATGA
- the lexA gene encoding transcriptional repressor LexA, translated as MPPRLTDRRKAILRTLAKLQADLGRPVTTMELAAALGTTRQAVQVHLAALEHLGFLAPRVGHAPLTLTDAGRRELSTLPLVGEIAAGEPILADERVDGHAAMLSDVLDLREGDYLLRVRGDSMVGVGINPGDVVVVRPGSGCLAGEIAVVLLPGESTATLKRFYLDGGTVTLVSENPAYAPMTFPAEAVRVQGCLVGHVGGPKPRRSRA; from the coding sequence GTGCCGCCACGCCTCACGGATCGACGCAAAGCCATTCTTCGAACGCTCGCGAAGTTGCAAGCCGACCTCGGGCGGCCCGTCACGACGATGGAGCTCGCCGCCGCCCTCGGCACGACGCGGCAAGCCGTGCAAGTGCACCTCGCCGCGCTGGAGCACCTCGGCTTCCTCGCGCCGCGCGTCGGGCACGCTCCGCTCACCCTCACCGACGCGGGACGGCGCGAGCTCAGCACCCTTCCGCTCGTCGGCGAGATCGCGGCGGGCGAACCGATTCTCGCCGACGAGCGCGTGGACGGTCACGCGGCGATGCTCAGCGACGTCCTCGACTTGCGCGAAGGCGACTATCTGCTGCGCGTGCGCGGCGACTCCATGGTCGGCGTCGGCATCAATCCGGGTGACGTCGTCGTCGTACGGCCCGGCAGCGGTTGCCTGGCGGGCGAGATCGCCGTGGTGCTGTTGCCGGGCGAAAGCACGGCGACCCTCAAGCGCTTCTACCTGGACGGCGGCACGGTGACGCTCGTGAGCGAGAACCCCGCGTATGCGCCCATGACCTTTCCGGCGGAGGCGGTGCGCGTGCAAGGCTGTCTCGTCGGGCACGTCGGTGGACCCAAGCCGCGCCGCAGCCGCGCCTGA